A window of Desulfuromonas acetoxidans DSM 684 genomic DNA:
CAATTTGATGGCCAACTACAAGCCAAGGTTCGTGAGGACTTCGATTCCCTGACCGTGGATAAAGCCGCCACTGTCGACCAGATTCGTGATTTTCATCAACGTACCGGCTATGTGCTTGACCCGCACACCGCTGTAGGCGTACGTGCCGGTGAGCGGCTCAGCGACCCGGATGTTCCGGTGGTGTGTCTGGCCACAGCCCATCCGGCCAAGTTCGGTGATGCTGTGCAGCAGGCGATCGGTCAGGATCCCGAGCGTCCAGCATCTCTTGATGGGATTGAGCAACGTGATTCTCGTTGTGAGCTGATTGATGCTGAAACGGAGAAGGTTAAAGCCTATCTGGCACAACGGGCGCGTTAATTCTTATGCGCCAAGTAAATGTAAAAAGGCTCCCCAATTCAGGGAGCCTTTTTTATTGCTCACAGCTATGGGGTAAGATCAAGACTGCCGGGTTCCGCTCCGGCAGCCGACATACTTTTGACTGATCGCTCAAAAGTATGCAAAAACCAGCTGACACCTCCTGAAACGGAATCACCCGGCAATGGGTCTGCTTCCGTGGCACCGATTAAACAGGTGAGCATTGCCCACCTTGCCTGAGTTCATTCTTTAGCAGCCAAGCCCTCCCGTTCAGCAACACTGAACGCAATGAACGTCAGCGCGATGTAAGAGAATGGTAGAAACTGCCTTTCTTCACTCCGGCGCGCTCACACATGGCATCAACGCCGACCGAACAATAGCTGTTTGCCAGATCAGTTCAATGGCAGCATTCAACAGCCATTCTTTTGCATTACTTGTGCGTCCCATGACCACAAAATAGTTGACCGATCAGTCAAGTTTAAGTGAATTTTTGACGACATATCAGCAAGACGACTGTTTTGTCAAACGGTGCCAGACCCGCCAAGTCCCAACGCCGTAGAGCAAACCAACCACCAGACTGACCAGAGATGAGATCAGCATAAACTGCATGCTTGCTTGCAGTTCATTCAAATAGGCATGGTCGATAAGCAGCACCAGGGGGATGCCTGCCAAACCTCGCAGCAAATAGACCGTGCAAATCAGGATCAGAACAACTCTGCAGAATGGTAAGCGACGGATCATTTCAGCAGCGCAAAATGCGTAAGCTGAGCAAACAGCAAAAACCGTGGCCACACCTGCCGTAAGGAGCACCGGATAGATTGAGCCGTTCTCAGCCATGGTCGCCAGTTCTTCACCGGCACCGAAAAAACGATACCAATCAGCACCGGCAAAGATTATCGCGACATGAAGCACCGCTATGATCAGACTGCAGCTCCCGGCAATCACCAGAGTTTGATTTTTCACGACACCTCTCTATTTGTTAAGGATACTGAAGGGTTACATTCTGAAATCGAGGCAGGCACTATAGGAGTTTTTCAAATTTCTGTTACAATAAACGCCATGCGGGATGATGAATTTCATCGTTCACCTCGTCTGTCATAGCAGGATAAAAAACATTTACAATAGACACATCATCCCGGAAAGAGTTCACAATGCTTGATGCTGCCCCGTTTTACCGCTGTATGTTTCGACTGGCCTTTATCCTGTTTTTGCCCATGCTCTTGGCTTTAAGTGGCTGTCAGTATTTTACAGCGGGCTTGCCAAAGTCAACGGAAACGCCGCTTGAAGAAAAAATCGGCCAGCTATTGCTGGTGGGATTTCGCGGCCAGACCCTGGAACAGGCCCCCACCCTGGTCAACGATATTCAAAAACGCCACCTCGGTGGTGTGATTCTGTTTGATTACGATGTTCAACTTCGCCAGTCAGGACGGAACATCGCCTCGCCCTCTCAACTCAAACAACTGACATCCGACCTTCAGGCATTATCCAATCTCCCGTTACTGATTGCCATTGATCAGGAAGGGGGACGCATTGCTCGTCTCAAACCGGCGCAAGGCTTTCCCGTCACCTTGTCTCACCGAGAACTCGCCGAACAAGCGGATGTCCGGCTGACCTTTGAACACGGTAAAAAGCTGGCAACCACCCTAGCAACGTTTGGCATCAATCTCAATCTGGCGCCGGTGGTCGATTTGTGCAGCAATCCCGACAATCCGGTCATTGCCCGTCTGGATCGCTGTTTTTCAGCGACTCCTGATCAGGTCACTGATCAGGCCGGGGCCTATATTGCCGGGCATCACCAGACAGCCGTTCTGACCTGCCTCAAACACTTTCCAGGCCATGGCAGTTCCACGACAGATTCACATCAGGGATTTACCGATATCACCCAGACCTGGAATGAAGAAGAACTGGTTCCCTACCGTGAGCTGATTCAACACGGCCGTGTCGATACCATCATGACGGCACATGTCTTCAATAGCCATCTGGATGCCAATGATCCAGCGACATTATCCCGACCAATCATTACCGGGTTATTGCGTGGGGTTTTGGGATATGAAGGGGTGGTAATTTCCGACGATCTGCAGATGAAGGCGATCAGCGCTCATTACGGCCTGGAAACAGCCATCGAAAAAGCACTCAACGCCGGGGTGGATATGCTGGTGTTCGGCAACAACCTCAGCTACAACGAACACAGTGTCGAACAGGCCGTTACCATCATTCAACGCCTGATCAAACAAGGCAAGGTCAGCGAAGCCAGAATTGATGAATCCTGGCGGCGCATCACTATGTTAAAGAGGCGCCTGACCGTTAAAGAACAGCGAAAACACTCAGACGATTTGCGCACCGTTGACGCTCACCTGCAAGGAACCGTCAGCACTGAATCCGAGTGAAAAGTCCCCGGCTGAGTGCTGACCGTCAAACAGGTCGCTATATTGATTCATCAGTGCCGCGATTTCACTATCCGACATGCCCTCACTTGCCTCCTGAAATTCTGCAGCGCGCTGCATCCCGGCCAAGTGCGAAGACAGGGCATTTACCGTGCTCATTTCACGAGCAAATGACGGGTTTTCGTCAAGCATCTGGGTAAATTCTTCTGCATAGGGATAGTCGTTTGGTAACACAAGCTGGCCCTTTGTATCGTATTGGATTGTCTCCGGCGCAACGG
This region includes:
- a CDS encoding glycoside hydrolase family 3 protein; translation: MLDAAPFYRCMFRLAFILFLPMLLALSGCQYFTAGLPKSTETPLEEKIGQLLLVGFRGQTLEQAPTLVNDIQKRHLGGVILFDYDVQLRQSGRNIASPSQLKQLTSDLQALSNLPLLIAIDQEGGRIARLKPAQGFPVTLSHRELAEQADVRLTFEHGKKLATTLATFGINLNLAPVVDLCSNPDNPVIARLDRCFSATPDQVTDQAGAYIAGHHQTAVLTCLKHFPGHGSSTTDSHQGFTDITQTWNEEELVPYRELIQHGRVDTIMTAHVFNSHLDANDPATLSRPIITGLLRGVLGYEGVVISDDLQMKAISAHYGLETAIEKALNAGVDMLVFGNNLSYNEHSVEQAVTIIQRLIKQGKVSEARIDESWRRITMLKRRLTVKEQRKHSDDLRTVDAHLQGTVSTESE